Proteins from a single region of Candidatus Eisenbacteria bacterium:
- a CDS encoding acyclic terpene utilization AtuA family protein, with translation MPDMIRIANAGGYWGDDLSQFKRQVELAAVDYVTLDFLAEITMSIMQKQRARDSKTGYARDFIAQVEEALPLLVEHGTKVITNAGGVNPLACRGTLLERIQQHGHQLEVAAVVGDDLMDRLGELNATGVALDHMDDGTSFQQVRDRVSSANAYFGAWPVVEALKSGAQIVVTGRCTDTGITLAPMIHAFGWAADDWDRLAAGIVAGHIIECGAQSTGGNFTDWRRIRHFESIGYPVIEVFPDGSFVVTKHAGTGGAVTVRTVTEQLVYEMGDPRSYITPDVTADFGSIRLEQAGRDRVRVWGVRGRPAPGSLKVSASYFDGWKASGSLIISAPEAVAKARAFADLFWRRLGVEFIETHAELVGHSACWGPLAPERDPSEVLLRLSVRDRDRDKIEQFAKMIPAVILSGPPGVAVTGGRPQAQDVVAYWPALVPRDRVKPRLVTREGEQTLEWPTPLLAQSPVPPLPRFSAPPVRGSAKVVTVPLSRLAHARSGDKGDMCNIGVIARSPEIYPWLRRTLTAAVVKRHFKGICHGRVERHEVPNLTALNFLLHESLGGGGTVSLRLDAQGKTLSHALLAMEVRAPKALVDAAERADQADGQPPRRTPVARPRPRRRT, from the coding sequence ATGCCGGACATGATCCGCATCGCCAACGCTGGCGGTTATTGGGGCGACGACCTCTCGCAGTTCAAGCGTCAGGTCGAGCTGGCCGCTGTGGATTACGTGACGCTCGACTTCCTGGCCGAGATCACGATGTCCATCATGCAGAAGCAGCGCGCCCGCGATTCGAAGACCGGATATGCGCGCGACTTCATCGCGCAGGTCGAGGAAGCGCTTCCGCTCCTGGTCGAGCACGGCACCAAGGTCATCACCAACGCCGGCGGCGTGAACCCTCTCGCCTGCCGGGGCACCCTGCTGGAGCGCATCCAGCAGCACGGGCACCAGCTCGAAGTCGCCGCCGTGGTAGGTGATGACCTGATGGATCGCCTGGGCGAGCTGAACGCCACCGGCGTCGCGTTGGATCACATGGACGACGGCACTTCGTTCCAGCAGGTACGCGATCGCGTCTCGTCGGCGAACGCCTACTTCGGCGCCTGGCCGGTGGTCGAGGCGCTGAAGAGCGGCGCGCAGATCGTGGTCACGGGACGATGCACCGACACCGGCATCACGCTCGCGCCGATGATCCATGCTTTCGGCTGGGCCGCCGACGACTGGGACCGCCTGGCGGCGGGAATCGTCGCCGGGCACATCATCGAGTGCGGCGCTCAGAGCACCGGAGGCAACTTCACCGACTGGCGCCGCATCCGTCACTTCGAGTCCATCGGCTATCCGGTGATCGAGGTCTTCCCTGATGGATCGTTCGTGGTCACCAAGCACGCCGGGACGGGCGGAGCCGTGACCGTGCGCACCGTGACCGAGCAGCTGGTCTACGAGATGGGCGACCCTCGCTCCTACATCACGCCGGACGTCACCGCCGACTTCGGCTCGATCCGGCTCGAGCAGGCGGGCCGCGATCGCGTGCGCGTCTGGGGCGTGCGCGGCCGGCCGGCGCCCGGCTCGCTCAAGGTGAGCGCTTCCTACTTCGACGGCTGGAAGGCGAGCGGATCGCTGATCATCTCGGCGCCCGAAGCGGTGGCGAAGGCCCGCGCCTTCGCCGACCTGTTCTGGCGCCGCCTGGGCGTCGAATTCATCGAGACGCACGCGGAGTTGGTGGGCCACTCCGCGTGCTGGGGGCCGCTGGCGCCCGAGCGCGATCCCTCCGAGGTGCTCCTGCGGCTGTCGGTTCGCGACCGCGACCGCGACAAGATCGAGCAGTTCGCGAAGATGATCCCGGCGGTCATTCTCTCGGGCCCTCCCGGCGTGGCGGTGACCGGCGGAAGGCCCCAGGCGCAGGACGTCGTCGCTTACTGGCCCGCCCTGGTTCCTCGCGATCGCGTGAAGCCGCGGCTCGTCACCCGCGAGGGCGAGCAGACGCTCGAATGGCCCACGCCCCTCCTCGCGCAGTCGCCGGTTCCGCCCTTGCCCCGATTCTCGGCGCCACCGGTGCGAGGCAGCGCGAAGGTCGTCACGGTCCCGCTCTCACGACTGGCTCACGCGCGCAGCGGCGACAAAGGCGACATGTGCAACATCGGCGTCATCGCTCGGTCGCCCGAGATCTACCCGTGGCTGCGCCGCACGCTCACGGCCGCCGTGGTGAAGCGTCATTTCAAAGGCATTTGCCACGGTCGCGTGGAGCGCCACGAGGTGCCCAATCTGACGGCGCTCAACTTCCTCCTCCATGAATCGCTGGGTGGCGGCGGCACCGTGTCCCTGAGGCTCGACGCGCAGGGCAAGACGCTGTCGCACGCTCTGCTGGCGATGGAGGTCCGCGCCCCCAAGGCCTTGGTCGACGCCGCCGAAAGGGCGGACCAGGCGGACGGCCAGCCACCCCGCAGAACGCCGGTCGCCAGGCCCCGGCCTCGCCGTCGAACCTAG
- a CDS encoding SPFH domain-containing protein, whose translation MFREREVRALAGVPMLLLWTVAFFASAWLLVFAIRSHEGWAVIGGLLALGIDSLMFFGLFIVNPNEAQVVTLFGNYAGSMRKTGLWWVNPFTARRRVSMRVRNFESAKLKVNDNHGNPIEIAAVIVWKVVDSAEAMFEVDNYENFVHVQCEAALRNLATSYAYDAHEEKEVSLRGQPVEIADELRREVQERLEKAGVQVIEARISHLAYAPEIAGAMLRRQQASAIVAARQKFVEGAVGMVEMALEQLSRKQVVQLDEERKAAMVSNMLVVLCSDQHTQPVVNAGSLYQ comes from the coding sequence ATGTTCCGCGAAAGAGAGGTTCGTGCCCTGGCAGGTGTCCCCATGTTGCTCCTGTGGACTGTCGCGTTCTTCGCCTCCGCTTGGCTGCTGGTGTTCGCGATACGTAGCCACGAGGGGTGGGCCGTCATCGGCGGCCTTCTCGCGCTGGGGATCGACAGCCTGATGTTCTTCGGTCTGTTCATCGTGAACCCCAACGAAGCCCAGGTGGTGACACTGTTCGGGAACTACGCGGGCAGCATGCGAAAGACGGGGCTGTGGTGGGTCAACCCCTTCACCGCCCGCCGGCGCGTGTCGATGAGAGTCCGCAACTTCGAGAGCGCCAAGCTCAAGGTGAACGACAACCACGGCAACCCGATCGAGATCGCCGCGGTGATCGTGTGGAAGGTCGTGGACTCGGCCGAGGCGATGTTCGAGGTCGACAACTACGAGAACTTCGTCCACGTGCAGTGCGAGGCGGCGCTCCGCAATCTGGCGACGTCCTACGCCTACGACGCGCACGAGGAAAAGGAAGTCTCTCTACGCGGCCAGCCGGTCGAGATCGCGGACGAGCTGCGTCGCGAAGTCCAGGAGCGACTCGAGAAGGCCGGGGTCCAGGTGATCGAGGCACGAATCAGCCATCTCGCCTACGCCCCGGAGATCGCCGGCGCCATGCTGAGGCGCCAGCAGGCCAGCGCCATCGTCGCCGCGCGCCAGAAGTTCGTCGAAGGCGCCGTCGGGATGGTGGAAATGGCGCTGGAACAGCTTTCGCGAAAGCAGGTGGTGCAGCTCGACGAGGAGCGCAAGGCGGCCATGGTGAGCAACATGCTTGTCGTTCTGTGCAGCGACCAGCACACCCAACCCGTGGTGAACGCCGGCTCGCTCTATCAATAG
- a CDS encoding sigma 54-interacting transcriptional regulator, translated as MAQPPAELIELHCHSLTTLLVIGGQAMERRAVAISFHRTSHVSSGPFVTVDCRQEEDRLRLALQALMADTAPDPGPDPIRAAWSGTLFLDQADALSADCQRLLAWFAQHTLEGSVGADGGWPVRLAVGVAGDPDVLGFIPELRDEIDKLRIDLDEVEAGAA; from the coding sequence ATGGCACAGCCCCCCGCCGAACTCATCGAGCTTCACTGCCACAGCCTGACGACGCTCTTGGTGATTGGGGGCCAAGCGATGGAACGTCGGGCTGTGGCTATTTCTTTCCATCGCACGAGCCACGTCTCGAGCGGACCCTTCGTCACCGTGGACTGCCGACAGGAGGAAGACCGGCTCCGTCTGGCGCTCCAGGCGCTGATGGCCGATACCGCTCCTGATCCAGGGCCGGATCCGATTCGCGCCGCTTGGTCGGGCACGTTGTTCCTCGACCAGGCCGATGCGCTCTCCGCGGACTGCCAGCGGCTACTGGCCTGGTTCGCGCAACACACTTTGGAAGGCTCGGTCGGCGCCGATGGCGGCTGGCCCGTGCGCCTCGCGGTGGGGGTCGCGGGAGATCCGGACGTTCTCGGCTTCATCCCCGAGCTCAGGGACGAGATCGACAAGCTTCGCATCGATCTCGACGAGGTCGAAGCCGGCGCGGCCTGA